The following coding sequences are from one Lolium rigidum isolate FL_2022 chromosome 6, APGP_CSIRO_Lrig_0.1, whole genome shotgun sequence window:
- the LOC124666339 gene encoding putative L-cysteine desulfhydrase 1 — protein MSSIPPDDPAENGHRNGNGPSPPPAKRARSALISAAEIRDEFAHHDPAVARVNNGSFGSCPASVLQEQARWQRLFLAQPDDFYFHGLQPGLRRSRAAVAALVNAGDVSEISLVDNATTAAAIVLQHAAWSFAEGHFARGDAVLMLHYAYGAVKKSIQAYAARAGAAVVEVPLPFPVASPDAIVAEFRAALAVAKAGGRRVRLAVIDHITSMPSVVIPVKELVAICRQEGVDKVFVDAAHSIGQVPVDVRDIGADFYTSNLHKWFFCPPAVAFLHTRKGGPVASQLHHPVVSHEYGNGLPMESGWIGTRDYSAQIVVPEAVNFVNRFEGGIEGIRNRNHEKVIEMGKMLADAWGTSLGSPPEMCGSMVMVGMPNCLGIDSDDDAIRVRTMLRKDFKVEVPIYYNTRRLEEQETATDNNCDPVTGYVRISHQIYNVKEDYERLRDAVNKLVADGFTSSKLRPSEKQETLA, from the exons ATGTCGTCGATCCCGCCCGACGACCCTGCCGAGAACGGCCACCGCAACGGCAACGGGCCGTCCCCTCCCCCCGCGAAGCGCGCGCGCTCGGCGCTGATCTCGGCCGCCGAGATCCGCGACGAGTTCGCGCACCACGACCCCGCCGTCGCCCGCGTCAACAACGGCAGCTTCGGCTCCTGCCCGGCCTCCGTGCTCCAGGAGCAGGCCCGCTGGCAGCGCCTCTTCCTCGCCCAGCCCGACGACTTCTACTTCCACGGCCTCCAGCCGGGCCTCCGCCGctcccgcgccgccgtcgccgccctcgtcaACGCCGGGGACGTCTCCGAGATCTCCCTCGTCGAcaacgccaccaccgccgccgccatcgtgctgCAGCACGCCGCCTGGAGCTTCGCCGAGGGCCACTTCGCGCGCGGCGACGCCGTGCTCATGCTCCACTACGCCTACGGCGCCGTCAAGAAGTCCATCCAGGCCTACGCCGCCCGCGCGGGGGCCGCCGTCGTCGAGGTGCCCCTCCCGTTCCCTGTCGCTTCGCCCGACGCCATCGTCGCCGAGTTCCGTGCCGCGCTCGCCGTCGCCAAGGCGGGTGGTCGCAGGGTCCGGCTCGCGGTGATTGACCACATCACTTCCATGCCCAGTGTTGTCATCCCGGTCAAGGAACTCGTCGCCATCTGCCGCCAAGAGGGCGTTGACAAGGTGTTTGTCGATGCTGCGCACTCCATTGGGCAAGTCCCGGTCGATGTGCGCGACATTGGGGCCGATTTCTACACTAGCAACCTCCACAAGTGGTTCTTTTGCCCCCCGGCCGTGGCCTTCTTGCACACCCGCAAGGGTGGCCCAGTAGCCTCTCAGCTCCACCACCCTGTGGTGTCGCACGAGTATGGCAATGGGCTGCCTATGGAGAGTGGATGGATCGGGACACGGGATTACAGTGCCCAGATCGTTGTTCCTGAAGCTGTCAACTTTGTCAACCGGTTTGAAGGTGGGATCGAGGGGATACGCAACCGGAATCACGAGAAGGTGATTGAGATGGGCAAGATGCTTGCCGACGCATGGGGGACGTCTCTTGGTTCGCCGCCAGAAATGTGCGGAAGCATGGTTATGGTAGGGATGCCTAACTGTCTTGGCATTGACAGTGATGATGATGCAATTAGAGTGCGCACCATGTTGAGGAAGGATTTCAAGGTGGAAGTGCCGATATACTACAATACCAGAAGGCTTGAAGAGCAAGAGACGGCAACAGATAATAATTGTGATCCAGTCACTGGGTATGTAAGGATCTCGCACCAGATTTACAATGTCAAGGAGGACTATGAGAGGCTGAGAGATGCTGTCAATAAGCTTGTTGCTGATGGATTCACCAGCAGTAAATTGCGGCCTTCTGAGAAG CAAGAAACTCTGGCGTGA